In the genome of Dermacentor andersoni chromosome 3, qqDerAnde1_hic_scaffold, whole genome shotgun sequence, one region contains:
- the LOC126530621 gene encoding putative nuclease HARBI1 — translation MAARYDDSFSEFIDFVNRAEEIEDHQAYSFVLPLQRNLRDRQNPMEVFNDQEFLARYRFSKAAVLELLSMLPLHQNTDGRGCPVPPLLQLLVTLRFDGAGTFQVVSGDLVNVSQPTVSRVVTRVSTMIAGTLFPALVKFPDTEKMHEVMHQFYKKAKFPRVTGCIDCTHVRIKSPGGNDAEVFRNRKGYFSFNVQAITGPQLEFFDLVASWPGSAHDSRIFDNSSARARCEEGTIPGVLLGDMGYACRPYLMTPIKNPGSTDSPEYRYNKSQIRTRNTVERAFGIWKNSHALI, via the exons ATGGCGGCGCGCTACGACGACAGCTTCAGCGAGTTCATCGATTTTGTGAACCGTGCGGAAGAAATCGAGGACCACCAAGCCTACAGCTTTGTGCTGCCATTGCAGCGGAACCTTAGGGATCGCCAGAATCCCATGGAGGTGTTCAATGATCAGGAGTTTTTAGCGAGATACCGTTTCTCCAAGGCAGCTGTGCTCGAGCTGCTGTCCATGTTGCCGCTGCATCAGAACACGGACGGACGTGGTTGCCCTGTGCCGCCGCTGTTGCAACTGCTCGTGACACTTCGTTTTGACGGCGCGGGAACTTTTCAGGTTGTGTCAGGAGACCTGGTTAACGTGTCGCAGCCAACTGTTTCCCGTGTTGTCACGCGGGTGTCTACAATGATTGCCGGAACATTGTTCCCTGCGCTTGTCAAGTTCCCCGACACGGAGAAAATGCATGAAGTCATGCACCAGTTTTATAAGAAGGCGAAATTTCCCAGGGTAACTGGTTGCATTGATTGCACCCACGTGCGGATCAAAAGTCCAGGCGGAAACGACGCCGAAGTATTCAGAAACAGGAAGGGATATTTCTCATTCAATGTGCAG GCTATCACAGGACCTCAACTTGAATTCTTTGATTTGGTTGCAAGCTGGCCGGGCTCAGCCCACGACAGCAGAATTTTTGACAACAGCAGTGCAAGAGCTCGATGTGAAGAGGGGACTATACCTGGCGTACTCCTTGGAGACATGGGGTATGCTTGCCGACCATACCTCATGACACCAATAAAAAATCCTGGAAGCACAGACAGCCCAGAGTACAG GTATAACAAGTCTCAAATCCGGACACGGAACACCGTCGAAAGGGCTTTCGGCATCTGGAAAAATTCACATGCCTTGATATGA